A stretch of the Capsicum annuum cultivar UCD-10X-F1 chromosome 10, UCD10Xv1.1, whole genome shotgun sequence genome encodes the following:
- the LOC107843384 gene encoding nicotinate N-methyltransferase 1, which produces MEKASGKTSNNNNARLAIMELANMISVPMSLNAVVKLKVADAIWEVGSNTPLSPAEILAKIRGPQGGGDSENLQRILRMLMSYGVFEEHVVDDVSQRRYSLAEVGKSLVTDVDSLSHGSYVLQHHQDALMRAWTMVHEAVNDSSTEPFVKANGEPAYNYYGKNPEMNSIMLNAMSGVSVPFMKAILEGYDGFQGVKTLVDVGGSGGDCLKMILEKHSSIQLGINFDLPEVVEKAPQIPRVKHIGGDMFNSIPKGDAIFMKWVLTTWTDDECKQIMKSCYNALPEKGKFIACEPVLPHHTDDSKRTRALLEGDIFVMTIYRAKGKHRTEEEYRQLGRSAGFADCRGFYIDHFFTTLEFQKL; this is translated from the exons aTGGAGAAAGCAAGTGGGAAAACAAGCAACAATAATAATGCAAGGTTAGCTATAATGGAATTAGCTAACATGATAAGTGTACCTATGTCTCTTAATGCCGTTGTTAAACTCAAGGTAGCTGACGCTATTTGGGAAGTTGGATCAAATACCCCACTCTCTCCCGCTGAAATCCTCGCTAAAATCCGCGGCCCTCAGGGCGGCGGTGACTCTGAGAACCTTCAGCGAATCTTACGCATGCTCATGAGCTATGGTGTATTCGAGGAGCACGTAGTTGATGACGTCTCTCAAAGAAG ATATTCATTGGCTGAGGTAGGAAAATCCCTAGTCACGGACGTGGACAGCTTATCCCATGGCTCGTACGTGCTCCAACATCATCAGGACGCATTAATGAGGGCGTGGACTATGGTTCATGAGGCTGTCAATGATTCGTCCACAGAGCCATTTGTGAAGGCAAATGGCGAGCCAGCCTACAATTACTATGGGAAAAATCCAGAGATGAATAGCATTATGTTAAATGCAATGTCTGGTGTTTCTGTGCCATTTATGAAGGCAATTTTAGAAGGATATGATGGTTTTCAAGGTGTGAAAACACTTGTTGATGTTGGGGGGAGTGGCGGAGATTGCTTGAAGATGATTTTAGAAAAACATTCAAGTATTCAACTTGGAATCAATTTTGATTTGCCCGAGGTTGTTGAAAAAGCACCCCAAATTCCTC GTGTAAAACACATTGGTGGTGACATGTTCAATTCTATACCAAAGGGGGATGCTATTTTCATGaag TGGGTGCTAACAACATGGACAGATGACGAATGCAAGCAAATAATGAAGAGTTGTTACAATGCACTTCCAGAGAAAGGAAAATTTATTGCTTGTGAGCCTGTATTGCCTCACCATACTGATGATAGCAAGAGAACTCGAGCCCTTCTTGAAGGAGACATCTTTGTCATGACAATTTACCGTGCCAAGGGCAAACACCGGACTGAGGAGGAATACCGACAGCTTGGCCGATCAGCCGGTTTTGCCGACTGTCGTGGTTTCTACATTGATCACTTCTTCACCACTCTTGAATTTCAAAAGTTATGA